attattattattatcgaATATTCATGATTCACAAACTTAATTAGTTATTCTTTATGTAAATGTTTGGTAAcgattttgaaaaatatataaatgtttaaattcacaTACATGAAATGAAACTTGAAATAATTAGTGAAGTCAAATTCGTTAGTTATTATTTATGACAAACTAACCTGAAAAGCAGATGTTAGATATCTGCCAATAAATTGTCTTGAAACATCTGAGTTTAAAATGAACCATAGATTTCTCCACACTGTATTGTGCAttgatttggtcatttttttcttattgcatAGAAGTTTTAGGGAATCATAAACCAACATTACATTCACTTTCTAGATTTCGAAAAAGAGCAATCAAAATTATTCACAAAATAAGCTACTTTGCTCACACGAGCAACTTTTTAAACAATCAGAACTCAAACTTTAGGATTTGGTAGAATGCTATGCAGCTCAAATAATATTAAAAGCAGGAAGCAACTTATTACCAAAATATAAAGGAAGTTATTTAtccaaaaaggggaaaaataccATTTCAAGGAAAAAGATAAATGTATTATACACAAAGCATGCACAAACAAGAAATACGTTTGTTTCCATTTGTGGTAAAACAGAACCAATTTACACTTTACACTGAAATATTCTTGTTAAGCTAAGAAAAATGTAAGTGTCTGAAGCTTTCCGCAATCCTAATATAAAACTTAGTTATTGTCAGCAtccaattttctgttttttaggtttcaaaatctcaaaatttctatttcaaacatgaaaatgtgaaacttttggccccgttctggcacatgggggcggggctaacacgaggaattttcaaattcaaaacagaaaaaaagagttaaaaatgaacaaaagatttgaaactgaaacaaatttttgaatcttaaaaactaaaaattaaagctgaaaataattacgtttatatTAGAATTGCAGAAAGTTTCAGACACCTACATTTTTTAGCTTACCAATCTTTCACCTTGAAtgtttcaagttgttttatttggggttCACATCCTTATGGCCCAGATTTGGCTCCATACGGGTGCTGCTAATGAAGTCATTAGCTAATGGTGTGATGCTGAGGAGAAGCTAGGATTCAGCAGACACGTCATCAGTAATTGACAATTTCTAACCTGCCTTTTTCTCCTAAAGATCTGCAATCATTCATTTCTATAATCTCTTTGTGAAAACTAAAGAGTTTCTTTGAACAGATGTTTGACTCACTAATGACAAAAATACCAATATCACctgttacttttttaattttaaattaaaacttttaagtctggtgtttttttaattaaaatgtaggGCTTCTAACTGAGGTTATTTAGGTTCTTATTAGTACTTGACAAAACAGTGTGTCcttcaaaacaaattaaagcgcttcttcatgtgtttgtgttccAGGAGTCCTGCCCCAGATTTATCTGAGTAAAGAAGGGGGCCTCTGTAACCAGAAAAGAGAACCCAGTGTGGACcaagaggaaccagaactttTACAGgttaaagaggagcaggaagaatcAGAACCTCCACAAGTTAAAGAGAAACTTGAAGAACCAGAACTTTTACAGATGAAACAGGAATGGAAAGAacaagaacctccacagattaaaggGGAACATGAGGAATCAGAACCACCTCAGGTTAAAGAGGAGCAAGAAGGgctctgcatcagtcaggataTAGTGCAGCTTGTTGTGAAGGAGGAGACTGATACCTCAATGGCAATTCCTACTTGTGAGGAAAATGATCAGAGTATAGCAGATCTAGGCAATCGGCAGAGCTTTACTGTAATTgagagtcaggatgaagaaggaaaccgaCATGAAGAATCAACTACAGATGAAGAGAACGATCCACAGAACAGTGATCAAAGGGAAAGAAAAGATGGAAGAAATGTGGACAGCACCTACATGTCAGAAagtcagtgtgactctgatgtcagaaaaaaacccaagaaAGTTTCTTTGTTTAAGAAGTGCAAACAATTCCCCCAAGAAAAGAGACATTTCTCGATAAAGTcagataaaaatacaagaattcCACAGAATTTGTCAGCCCACACGAGGACAGAGTCTGATGAAAGGCTTTATGTCTGTGAAGAGTGTGGTAAAAGTTTTCCTTACTGGTCTCACATAAGAATTCACATGAGAACCCATACAGGAGacaagcctttttcttgtaaagaatgtgataaaagtttttgtgAGAGCTCcagtctcaaaagacacatgagaagtcacacaggagagaagcctttttcttgtaaggAATGTGAATTAAGCTTTAGTCAAATATATAATCTCAAAATGcatatgagaactcatacagggaAGAAACCCTTTACTTGCATAGAATGCGATaaaagttttagccaaaaatcaaatCTCAAAAAACACCTGAGGCTTCACTCAGGAGAGAGGCTTTTTTCATGTGAAGAATGTGATACAAGTTTCTATGAAAAATctcatctcaaaagacacatgttaattcatacaggagaaaagcctttttcttgtctACAGTGTGATGCGAGTTTTACTCTAATATCTCAACTCAAattacacatgagaactcacacaggagaaaagcctttttcgtgtaaaaattgtgataaaagttttagtcaaatatctaatctcaaaagacacgagagaactcatacaggagaaaagcccttCTCTTGCAAGGaatgtaataaaagttttagtcaaatatctcaTCTTAAAACACATATGGGAACTCACAGAtgagcttttttcttgtaaataataaaaacaaataattttgtgaaaattctaCACTTAGAAAACACAGGGAAATATTgctgatctttttttctaagagaaaaaaaaactggaatttaaAATTGAAGTATTAAAGATTTATTATGATTCCACTTTACAGGTTAAAAATCCCCACATTTCTGTCAGAAAATTAgagtattaaaaataaactttgtttttaaatccttggGTCCGATCTTAACACACTGTTAACTTATACAAAACAATTGCAAAATGTTTTCCTAGCCTTTTCATAGTCTGTCAGTCTGAGTCAATACAACACAATAGATTCTAAAGCACTTCATACTGTTGATATCTATCAACTTATGTCCAGAGACAACAGACTCAACAATTAGGATGACATGATGTTGCTTGTCAAAGTAACGCTAGGTTTTATTTCATATACACAAAGACACATGGCACTTTGATGCAATAATTCAATTAGAAAGAAGTACTATCTGcacagaaacagttttattaagTCTAGCATGTGTGTtggaaacattatttttctttatctttatcATATATCTTTGAAAGATTCTAATTTTCTATGACaccaatttgattttttaacattcatAAGACACAATCATCAAAATCAATTGTTTGAATGATTGAAACATTCAATGTATGCATAATAATTCTAAACTTAGAGCTTCATTATTTGAATTAAcaaaaactatcattttttgGGGATGTACCTGTAAATAGAAATgtactgttttaaattttaacagttacaactGTAACTCTTGAACAGCTTTCACCAGATTAAAGGTACCGTTACTTTTTTGTAAAGGCCTTTTTCATTcgtttcataaataaatattgttgaaCAACTTGTCAAAAGCAATGTCtatattttgttgatttttgttgagtatttttttgtattattttgcttAGTTGGCCATTGTGGTTGTAGTTTATGCTTAGGTGGTGTGTTTCCTTGACATCGTTAGAAATACTCATCAATAACTTTAtaggtacaccttgctagtactgggttggacccccttttgagatctggtgactgtggaggccaTTTGAGTCCagttgtcatgttcaagaaaccagtccgagatgattccagctttatgataTGGCGTCTTGTGCTGCTGGAAGTagccatcagaagatggtactctgCCCATAAAGTGATGGACATTGTCAGCAACAATATACAGGTAGGCTGTgagatttagtttaaaaaaaagttgtccgATTCacttaaaaatctgcttttcatcATAGATCTGTATTTGAGCACTTAaatacattcattcatcttcttggccactTTGTCCTTTTTTGGGCCTAAACTGGCTACagatgggtgaaggcagggttcaccctggacaagttgctagtctgtcgcagggcctaaACCACAAATCCatccatacatacatacatacatacatacatacatacatacatacatacatacatacatacatacatacatacatacatatatatatatatatatatatatacacagtatattAGTATTTGTAGCTTTTTGCTTGAAAAGTAGCTCGCATGATGAAAAATtgtggggacccctgatgtgGGTAACTACACTATATCTTAGATaatgtaatttctttatttttatcagattcgtaaCAACACACAAAGGAATTTAGGTATTTGGTAGGATGTAGAACTTAAAATTTCTCAATTTGTAGATGatgacactttttaaaagaaatatcaaAGAAATCCTGGGGGTCTGTCTATCGTATCTAAAAAATGCAAGTATTTCTGggttaaaacttaattttaaaattgtgcaattttaactttaaaaaaaaaaactatagccAGTGAATTTTGTGGTATTCCTGTAAAATATTACATGTCAAGGTGTTAAAGCATATTAAAGCAATGTGAATAAATGGCTGATAATCCTGCCCTTGGTATTTAGactgttaaaaacaagttcaatGGCTGGTTAACAAGAGACACATAAATATAAGGTAGGGTACTGTTAAGCAAAGCAAAGGGGGATGTCTAGAGTCTCTTACGATTTTTCGTCACGAGATATCTTCAAAACTAGACCAaggtgaagttagttggatattggatattcgacagacattcgctctgggcgtagttagggaccgtcaacaaattaaagttttaccatcagaaaataaaggtttttcttcaacagcttcaatgtttttatactTAAATGGTCCCAATCACTCTAGAATAATAAAGTTATCTCTGACCTATTggggtcagcaatttagattgacctttgatgctttttctttttttaatcaattgtttactgtaaatttaatttacacattttttttcaatagctttcaggttttcataCTTTATTGTTGACTTACACTCCAGACCAGGTGGTGGCGCAAATGCGCCATGACGTTGTTCGCCGGCTTCAAAAAGAGGCAGAAGAAGAATAGCTCAAggcgctagcatgctagcagcgttagcttgtgtTCTTCGGACGGTGGTGTTTTGTTTGGATGTTTGTGAGATTTTTGGGCAGAAAGGACGATACGTGGTTCGTGTCGGAACTCTCAGCATTTTccaaagtgtcgtaaatgagtgaatacgtgttgaacgtaaagacaacgtggctgtgattgagagactagcagatgatcggagctgctgctgttcagaggacggcggtgtttgtgtgagtttgagctgaagatcttctgcagctgcaggaaccatgtcttcacttcagtctctgagagagtttatcagcgagcgactagctgctgctgctgaagaaatcttcagacactgtgaaggaaccatcgtccagtacgagcaggagctctgtcgtcagcgcagactgctggatatctaCAAACCACAGGTTCAGCTGAATGCTATAGGTATGTTCATTGCAACCTCGGAAATAAGCCTTTATCTTCCTGAACATTCTGATCCAGATGAAAGTGGACCGATGACTGCTTATGTCGAAGGATTTCGGTCCGCCATCTTGAAGCGGTAAACAGGCGCCCTGCTGTTGTTAGCTTCTTTCAGGCTTCGCTTCCTCTGTGCCTCTTTGTGTGTTCGTCCTGTAAATAAACCGAGATAGAAGCtatctgctaaaacaaaaacctaaggAGCACTGAAGGGTGCAATGTGAGCTCACGAACAGAGAGATAAGGCTGAAGGCCAGCACAGCTGTGGCTGCAGAAACAGTGGAAATATTGCAAACCAAAAGTATCATTAATCACCAAGAAAAACTGTGTAAAGAACAGCATTTTGGCCATCTAAAACCGTTTTAAGCCTAGGTTTTATAAGTAGCATGCAATAGTCTTGTTTGTCCCAGGACGGAAGTAAAAAGTGGCATTTTAGCGCATATAACACCACCTGTACGAAAAGCCATTCTAGCACTTTAAAACAACACATCTAAAACACTTCTGTTGTTTCTTAACGGGGGCAAAATACAGTTATAAGACAATAAAAAGGACAAGGCATAAGTTCTTATTTGTTTGCTGCTCTAACCTAGGATTAAGACCATCGACATAAACAaagatggacaaagcaaggcTATGACGTCACcatatataaaatgttttatctctagttccaatgaaattaagtGAATTCAGTCTACATTTTTCTGCGTTACGGACCTCAGGATTTTGGGACCAAACTACGTTAGTAAGAATTAAGTTTTCAGTGTTAGGTAGAGGCAGTCCAAAACATCagtgctctagaggagatctgcatggaggaatggaccacaataacaacaggtttttaaaaccttacttacagaaaacatctgactgctactaatgctaactagcatgcaAGAGACATCTGATtatcgctgtctttatctttatgacgtgttagttgtgtttcaattACTCCACAGTAGAgtatttctagattttttttcaaattttcagtatCAGGTAGAAGCAGTCTGAGACTAAAACGTCTCATCACAGGCAGGTGCCTGTTAGCGGACTCTACTACCACTCCATGAAGAAAGCAGAGGCAGCTCATCATCAGATGACAGCAGGATCAGTATTctgaaagtcacttcaaagttttttttacacataaaaggttctgttgaacaggttttaaatgttccaaCATAGCTATGTTGAAGTCATGTGATCATACATTACATGGTAGAGTTTTGTGAGTACTGGGTGTTTGGCAAAGGCAAACTctgcctttttggatgtcattgtatATACATAgaatgcagtggcgggccgtgcatttcacacctaggccttcagtagtgctccatctgaatcaatccaaccctcattaactattttatggcaataaaacttctagtgcaggtacaactgccacacacacaccaaaagcataaaaaataacctgataaaatttcaattttatgttGGGacatagcaaaattttactcacctaaaatccagattatttaaacacaaaatccatcctttctatcctcaagaagatttcaatcactctgtcgtacagaatccatgcgtttcgcagatggaaagtgttctggtattcctgaagcctcttgtggtcgaggagggagacaaacatcagtttttgtgatcttgaaatctggtctgtgtctggaaaataatattgtcggtagtgcgcgcgaggattttgcgctgcacctcttcatgagctcggagcgcccgcggtgcgttcaggggcctcgtagatttcctcgtatcagcttctctccggctcaacggagtcacggaactcctttacccgtgccagacaaaactgtgccacaactttacccagacattcattttccaccaaaaatcagacgatgagacgctttccactggcaaaatcttcaaacctgacacgccgctcctctgcacctgtgtccgtcacataacgcagaaccagagcgagctgcgagctatccaatcaaggctcgtgaaaatgatgacgtttccgtgcgcctgctagctggccttggtttcgcctactccaaatctgattggttgaagcaacagtttggtcgacaattattttatgctacagggcccgcagaactgattgtgaaggcctccgggaagatttctttgaccctagcaacaaatggtgctgcaatgtgattggttaatgcttaaataggaaaatacacgtctggaagcagcgcaaccagggagacagcaatgaaaggacgaagacagagcatttggaattatagaatacgtattcattcacggaaataaataataattaatatcagtctgtgattcagatatttttaggccagcagagaaggccttgcaggccctgacggcccgtcACTGATAGAATGATAAATTAACATACAATGCAAAAATTGGACGATACCAGGAATAGTGCACAGAGATTTGCTAAGTTGCTATATAGAGTTAGCCACAAACAGAAGAAGTGAACAAGCAGTCAGATTCAAAACCTgaatacgtcacacagctccgtgTATTGAGTCCATTGGCCGAGTCGTCTGAGTCATCATATCTATGCTATCTATGCCAACCACTCTTGCAAAGCAGGAATTAGTTTGTTGGAAACCCACACCCCTTACACTGAAAACGAACTaggggagaatctgtcaatcaaacgttttgaacattCGAGGTGGAGTTTAGCAGGCACCACATGGTTTCATTGAGGCATCTAATTGGgcagtttgtaacttgaataacttgcaataacaCATTTTGCCTGTGTCTTTATTGAGACAGGTATCacccttttttgtgtgtttgttttttcctgcatCAATAGTTTTTTCTTGTGTAATCATAACTTGAGACTTCAGTGAAAGCAGCCAGGTCCGGGATCTAACTGAAAAAAGCGCAAACACCTGGATTGTTAACTGGACACGAGCTGGAGGAGCATTTTTCATTGACTTTGCTAGCTTCATAGAGAGGGGATTGGATCTGTGGATCAAATTACTGGAGCAAAAATAAGGAGAGTTTATTTCTCTGCCAACGCACTCAATTACTACTCATGCGAGTGGACCCAAAAATATCCATTCCACAGCAAAAACCACCTATAGATTTAAAGCAGTGGAAAACTGATGGGGTTCTCTAAATGCATGCTAAATCAGTGGGTCAAAAATAAAGATACACTGCTAAGATACACAAAGAGCTAACTGTTTAACTAGGTGTGTTTAGTGGATCAAACTGTGCCTTCACTTACGTAGCCAGTTGGTTCTCTAAAGGGAACTGGACCTCAGGTACTGTGACTCTCTGGTCAGTGCAGCAGCAGTTCCAGCTAGAACTCCCTGgagttttaaaagtaaaagctgTAGAAACACCAGGTGCAACAGAGCTAGTTGCAAAATCTGGAGCAATAGTAGTTTCGGGTTAGCTCCACATCCTGACAAGCTGTGGTCTGTTTGTCAGTTTATAATTCAGACCACCAGGTGATGACTGTGAACTGGACTGATACAAGCTTCTCCTGGGGAAAGTCAAAAACAGCATCCTGACGGCACACTCCCCCAAATCCAAGTAGGAGACGGTACGATGAAGAAGGTAGCGGACAGCG
This Oryzias melastigma strain HK-1 linkage group LG2, ASM292280v2, whole genome shotgun sequence DNA region includes the following protein-coding sequences:
- the LOC112156789 gene encoding zinc finger protein OZF isoform X1 — translated: MKPQPVGVLPQIYLSKEGGLCNQKREPSVDQEEPELLQVKEEQEESEPPQVKEKLEEPELLQMKQEWKEQEPPQIKGEHEESEPPQVKEEQEGLCISQDIVQLVVKEETDTSMAIPTCEENDQSIADLGNRQSFTVIESQDEEGNRHEESTTDEENDPQNSDQRERKDGRNVDSTYMSESQCDSDVRKKPKKVSLFKKCKQFPQEKRHFSIKSDKNTRIPQNLSAHTRTESDERLYVCEECGKSFPYWSHIRIHMRTHTGDKPFSCKECDKSFCESSSLKRHMRSHTGEKPFSCKECELSFSQIYNLKMHMRTHTGKKPFTCIECDKSFSQKSNLKKHLRLHSGERLFSCEECDTSFYEKSHLKRHMLIHTGEKPFSCLQCDASFTLISQLKLHMRTHTGEKPFSCKNCDKSFSQISNLKRHERTHTGEKPFSCKECNKSFSQISHLKTHMGTHR
- the LOC112156789 gene encoding oocyte zinc finger protein XlCOF6.1 isoform X2; the protein is MKQEWKEQEPPQIKGEHEESEPPQVKEEQEGLCISQDIVQLVVKEETDTSMAIPTCEENDQSIADLGNRQSFTVIESQDEEGNRHEESTTDEENDPQNSDQRERKDGRNVDSTYMSESQCDSDVRKKPKKVSLFKKCKQFPQEKRHFSIKSDKNTRIPQNLSAHTRTESDERLYVCEECGKSFPYWSHIRIHMRTHTGDKPFSCKECDKSFCESSSLKRHMRSHTGEKPFSCKECELSFSQIYNLKMHMRTHTGKKPFTCIECDKSFSQKSNLKKHLRLHSGERLFSCEECDTSFYEKSHLKRHMLIHTGEKPFSCLQCDASFTLISQLKLHMRTHTGEKPFSCKNCDKSFSQISNLKRHERTHTGEKPFSCKECNKSFSQISHLKTHMGTHR